The following proteins come from a genomic window of Acomys russatus chromosome 17, mAcoRus1.1, whole genome shotgun sequence:
- the LOC127201015 gene encoding splicing factor 45-like — protein sequence FKKKFSLYDDLGVETSDSKTEGWSKNFKLLQSQLQVKKTALTQAKSQRTKQSTVLAPVIDLKRGGSSDDRQIVDTPPHVAAGLKDPVPSGFSAGEVLIPLADEYEPMFPNDYEKVVKRQREERQRQRELERQKEIEEREKRRKDRHEASGFSRRPDPDSDEDEDYERERRKRSMGGAAIAPPTSLVEKDKELPRDFPYEEDSRPRSQSSKAAFPPPVYEEPDRPRSPTGPSNSFLANMGGTVAHKIMQKYGFREGQGLGKHEQGLSTALSVEKTSKRGGKIIVGEATEKGEAQDASKKSDSNLLTEVLKCPTKVVLLRNMVGAGEVDEDLEVETKEECEKYGKVGKCVLFEIPGAPDDEAVQIVLEFERVESAIKAVVDLNGRYFGGWVVKACFYNLDKFRVLDLAEQV from the coding sequence TTCAAAAAGAAGTTCTCCCTGTATGATGACCTGGGAGTGGAGACCAGTGACTCAAAAACTGAAGGCTGGTCCAAAAACTTCAAGCTTCTGCAGTCCCAGCTCCAGGTGAAGAAGACAGCTCTCACTCAAGCAAAGAGCCAACGGACAAAACAAAGTACAGTCCTTGCACCAGTCATCGACCTAAAGCGAGGAGGCTCCTCAGATGACCGGCAGATTGTAGACACACCACCTCATGTAGCCGCTGGGCTGAAGGACCCTGTGCCCAGTGGCTTTTCTGCTGGGGAAGTTCTGATCCCCTTAGCTGATGAATATGAGCCTATGTTTCCTAATGATTATGAGAAAGTTGTGAAACGCCAGAGAGAAGAGCGACAGAGGCAGCGGGAgctggaaagacagaaggaaatagaagaaagagaaaagaggcgtAAAGACAGGCATGAAGCCAGTGGGTTTTCAAGACGGCCAGACCCAGAttctgatgaagatgaagattACGAGCGAGAGCGGAGGAAAAGAAGTATGGGAGGAGCTGCCATCGCCCCACCTACTTCTCTTGTAGAGAAAGACAAGGAATTACCCCGAGACTTTCCTTATGAAGAGGACTCAAGACCTCGATCACAGTCTTCCAAAGCTGCTTTTCCTCCCCCAGTGTATGAGGAGCCGGATCGACCAAGATCTCCAACCGGCCCCAGCAACTCCTTCCTTGCTAACATGGgtggcacagtggctcataagATCATGCAGAAGTATGGCTTCCGGGAAGGCCAGGGACTGGGGAAGCACGAGCAAGGGCTGAGTACTGCATTGTCAGTGGAGAAGACCAGCAAGCGGGGCGGCAAGATCATTGTGGGTGAGGCGACGGAGAAGGGCGAGGCTCAGGATGCATCCAAGAAGTCAGATTCAAATCTATTAACTGAAGTACTTAAGTGCCCTACGAAAGTGGTCCTGCTGAGGAACATGGTTGGTGCAGGAGAGGTTGATGAAGACTTGGAAGTTGAAACCAAGGAAGAATGTGAAAAATATGGCAAAGTTGGAAAATGTGTGCTATTTGAGATTCCTGGTGCCCCTGATGATGAAGCAGTACAAATAGTTTTAGAATTTGAGAGAGTTGAATCAGCAATTAAAGCTGTTGTTGATCTGAATGGGAGGTATTTTGGTGGATGGGTAGTTAAAGCATGTTTCTACAATTTGGATAAATTCAGGGTCTTGGATCTGGCAGAACAAGTTTGA